Proteins encoded by one window of Primulina huaijiensis isolate GDHJ02 chromosome 1, ASM1229523v2, whole genome shotgun sequence:
- the LOC140984238 gene encoding uncharacterized protein, which produces MAGNLQVEMAPMAMENPRDSDPLLQDSHSSPLSAGSIKKDDIEAGSMPCCRICLEYDTGLDRKLISPCMCKGTQQFVHRSCLDHWRSVKEGFAFSHCSTCRAQFHLRIDKVEESSWHKMKFRIFVARDVFLVFLAVQTVIGGIGAFAYVMDKDGTFRNSFNDDWDRILSKHPIPFYYCVGFLSFLVLLGLIGLILNCSTLNCNDPRVAGCQNCCYGWGMLDFFPVSLESWIGLLIIFVIIFTIVGIAYCFLAATLAIQRIGQRHYHILAKRELTQEYIVEDLGGFYTPPTLAPEHEERLRSLKLL; this is translated from the exons ATGGCTGGGAATTTACAGGTGGAGATGGCACCAATGGCGATGGAGAACCCTAGGGATTCTGATCCCCTGCTCCAGGACTCGCATTCGTCTCCATTGTCTGCTGGTTCGATAAAAAAAGACGACATTGAAGCTGGTTCCATGCCTTGTTGCAGAATTTGCCTCGAATACGACACTGGACTTG ATCGCAAATTGATATCTCCATGCATGTGCAAAGGCACTCAGCAGTTTGTGCATCGCTCTTGCCTTGATCACTGGAGGTCTGTTAAG GAAGGCTTTGCCTTTTCACATTGCTCTACTTGCAGAGCTCAGTTTCATCTCCGAATCGACAAAGTAGAGGAAAGCTCTTGGCATAAAATGAAGTTCAGAATTTTTGTGGCAAGGGATGTTTTCCTTGTCTTTTTGGCTGTTCAGACT GTGATCGGGGGGATAGGTGCTTTTGCATATGTCATGGACAAAGATGGAACTTTTAGGAATTCGTTTAATGACGATTGGGATCGCATACTTTCAAAGCATCCTATTCCTTTTTACTATTGTGTAG GGTTTCTGAGTTTCCTTGTGCTGCTTGGGCTTATCGGTCTCATACTGAACTGTTCCACCTTAAATTGCAATGATCCACGGGTGGCTGGCTGTCAGAACTGTTGTTATGGCTGGGGCATGCTGGATTTCTTTCCGGTATCATTGGAATCTTGGATTGGTCTGCtcataatttttgttattatctTTACCATCGTTGGTATAGCCTATTGCTTCCTCGCTGCCACCTTGGCAATTCAGAGGATCGGGCAAAGGCACTACCACATCCTCGCCAAGAGAGAATTGACACAg GAGTACATAGTGGAGGATCTTGGGGGCTTTTATACCCCTCCGACGCTGGCTCCAGAACACGAAGAACGCCTGCGATCACTTAAATTACTGTAA